In Bacillus rossius redtenbacheri isolate Brsri chromosome 11, Brsri_v3, whole genome shotgun sequence, the DNA window tccccactgaggagccggaccgttaccccgtctgtcacgtccttgctcacgtccgtccccgtcacccgccgttcccaggagtggacgtacctccgtccacgtctctgggtaggctccggcaacgtcaccactggttcactcaggtcgaacaggtcgccctgagcagtgttgtcatgtgttacgtcctcgatgagcggtccatcagtgtcgttggcgtaggcgctgacgtcatcaggcgggagcacccggtccacaaagcgctccagctctgccatgcttgcgccacgcggaccccttccgccccttctgacgggcgtccgttccccgccccctcttgccagttgccaaccaccgttccccttttgctgtccccccgtaggaggctgagtcggtgtcgtcgtgggggcccgtccatgtgtcgtgccccaggtgtcgtcgtccctgtcaacgttcctgccaaccccccgcagtgacttggggtgggcgtgtcctcgtcgacgtccctgatccggctccggtggcgtcaccacggggtcaccgaggtcgaccaggactcctactgcgacgttgtcatcggtcctgtcccgtgtgtcgtcgtccctgtcaacgttcctgcccaccccccgcagtgacctggggtgggcgtgtcctcgtcgacgtccctgatccggctccggtggcgtcaccacggggtcaccgaggtcgaccaggactcctactgcgacgttgtcatcggtcctgtcccgtgtgtcgtcgtccctgtcaacgttcctgcccaccccccgcagtgacctggggtgggcgtgtccccgtcgacgtccctgatccggctccggtggcgtcaccacggggtcaccgaggtcgaccaggacccctactgcgacgttgtcatcggtcctgtcccgtgtgtcgtcgtccctgtcaacgttcctgcccaccccccgcagtgacctggggtgggcgtgtccccgtcgacgtccctgatccggctccggtggcgtcaccacggggtcatcgaggtcgaccaggactcctactgcgacgttgtcatcggtcccgtcccgtgtgtcgtcgtccctgtcaacgtccctgccaaccccccccagtgacctggggtgggcgtgtccccgtcgacgtcccaggtccggctccggcggtaccaccacaggggcgccgaggtcggccagtacaccttcggtgacgtcatcctcggcctcgtcaccgtccactggtccgctgtcgtcgtggtcgtactcgtcgtgcgggtcgcctatcagtcgaatgtcgtccctgtgcaccttagttgtccgtccgtcggcgcgacgcacgaggtacgaggtggtgcccagtctgtctacgatctcctgtggccccgcccacttaggagccagactggcgcaaaagccccgctcgccagccgacaggtgatgacacttaacaaacacctgctggccaggctctagtcgtgctgggggctggtgcgtctgcggcgtacgtctagtcaggtagtcagcttggcgacgtcgggcgtcttcgcgcagatcgtccgtggtcatgttgtgcaagtcgggggttgcgcgcgcttccccgggcagggcgaggttccggccctgcaccagttcagcgggggaatggcccgtgaccgcgttcgtccgacggcgcaggcaaaacagcagcgtcggcaggtgcaggtcccacttggtgtggtcctcgtccaaccggatgcgcagctgagttttaatgtcctgattccgcctttcggtcggattcgcgcgcggatggtaggtgggcgtcgtgtgatgctccaccccccaacccgcgcaggacactcgccagcttctccccgtgaactgcaccccgttgtccgtcagcaggaccgcggggtacccgtatcgcgggaagaactcgcgctcgagcagggcaatcacggtgccggccttcacgtttggtactgcgaacgcctccgcccagcgggtgaagacatccgtgaccacaacaatgaatcgccgaccacgggacgtgcgaggatacggccccataatatccaccgccacagtgtggaagggattccggggccgtcgtgggacctgctgctccttgccgtcgggtcgcctggacttccgctcctggcaacgcaggcaggcccgcacgtagcgtcttacttctgccgcgtcgccaggccagcggaacgtccgtctgacctcacgcagcgtctgctccgcgcccgggtgtcccgccagggggtggtcatgcaggtagctcaggacccagcgcctggcctcgggcggcacgtgggtccgccacccgctcgacctgtgagcccccctggtctggagcaccccgttcaggctccggcagcccggtatcaccccctccccacactctgtcagtcgggtccgggtgtcggggtcccggagttgcgccgcgtggacccacgtcagcaggtcagtcatagtctcgggtcgcgcgtcaggtgcaggagcagtggggcttgtcagcgcgtacaacgcgcacggtcgcggcaccgagtcctctaccccgcgctcacgctcagggaggagcacttcctcccagccctggtcgtcgtggaactcattctcagggtccggattccgggacaactcgtcggccaactgattttcacgtccaggaatgtgctcgaccgtgaacgagaattcctggatcagcatggcccaccgagtgaacttagacttccggccctgagcggagtccaaccagcggaggcattggctgtcggttctcagcgtgaatgagcggccctcgacgtggtgacggtacctctgtagggcccagaccaccgcaaggcactcttgctcattcacgtgatacttccgctcagcctgcccaaacttggcgctggcgtactcgatcacgcgcctctcgccccggtcatccatctggtacaacaccgcccccatcccctcctgactcgcatccgtctggatgaagatggggcggctgggcaccaggcgtgagagcgtgtgacagttcctgaaccggcgcttcacctgtcgcaaggcctcgtccgcggcgggggtccaccggaacttagtcttcggcgacagtaggtccgtcatcggggccgtcaccgtggcgaagtcggggacgaaggaccgcagccagttgagcagccccagcagcttctggagctgcttcctggtcttcggtgccccctttccctctattagctccaactgctcaggtcgggggcggcacccctccgccgtcactatgtgtcctaggaactctatttccatggccccaatgtggcatttctttggggcgcacgtcagtccgtgtctggccatacgttctagcaccaatgccagatggtgcgcgtgttcctcccacgtcctggaccagatgataacgtcgtccagataggcactggcgaactcaccaatgtacccatccagaacacgtaccatcagggcctggaacgtggcaggggcgtccatgagaccaaacggcatggcgcagaactggtaacgtcgaccgtctggtgccgtaaatgccgtcttagggcggtcctccagacataccggcacctgccagtagcctgattttaagtctagtgtcgtgaaaatagtggcgtcccccagtcctgccagtgcgtctgtgatattgatctgcgggggcggggcgggaatggtcagtttgtttatcgccttgaagtttacgcaaaagcgtagacttccgtctttcttggtggccagcaccacccgtgagttatacggggaggtgctgggttccactaccccgtcacgtaacatctcgtcaatttgagtctgtatggcctcccgttcccggatgccaaatccgtataccttctcaaagggagggcggtgcggtaccatcggtatccggtgctccgtcacgtttgtccgtcgtagccggtccgcggccgcaaatacctgtgcctgagaggtgaggacatggttgatgacatcgacgtactcctctggaacaccgtgctgaaggtcttctaggcgaatgactgactgagggggactggggggaacctggtgcacgccgtacaccgtccagcgcccctgggtgccgaagtgcatccggccagctcgtacttccacggtggcgtcgacctcgtgcagccatgggacccccagaatcagcccctcgcggagctcggggaccacccaggcctcgacgtggctaacgtgaccaacgatgctcattgttacctgagtgatgccccctgctgcaacgacggcgtccctggtggccagctgcaccagctccctccgcggtgtcactgcctccgctcccaccaggtgggccgcgatgtaggttcggctggcggcggtgtccaccagggccagcatctcccgcccgttagcgcggacaggaattcgcagcagctccggctcctcggggccgacctgccccagctgtgcagtcgtctgtcccccaccgcccccggccacctggccgtccgggcgtggggaactcgcggcgaggtccgcggctcgctccggcgccgacgtgttgacgttccggtggtccacctcgtcgacgacaggtcgacgaggcggctggtccggccctggtataaccggcctcagggccacggtggtggcgccggcagtcagctgtccctgcccggagatggccggcacgatgtctgcgctgatgctctgattgtccaccccgtcgacggcgtgtcgacgaggcggctggtccggccctggtacacccggcctcagggccgtggtggtggcgccggcagtcagctgtccctgcccggagatggccggcgggacgcctgcgctgatgctctgattgtccaccccgtcgacggcgtgtcgacgaggcggctggtccggccctggtataaccggcctcagggccgcggtggtggcgccggcagtcagctgtccctgcacggagatggccggcgggatgcctgcgctgacgctctggttgtccaccccgtcgacggcgtgtcgacgaggcggctggtccggccctggtatacccggcctcagggccgcggtggtggcgccggcagtcagctgtccccgcagttgcctcggcgtggggacagctgatgaggagtagtcccgttgtcccctgcttcccggcggcatacaggacgttagtgcggtaggcgccggtggtggtcgacgtgttctgtcagttactgggactgccggtggctggcgggccggggagcggcacccagttgtccctccgcccccggtcctgcgtttcccgcctgcgacgtgttgccttcgcgcgcctcctcccacgcggctctggtggggcagaggcgatgccaatggtacgcgtccgggcaaaaacagcatcgcggcggacgttcgtccctctctttcgtatctgtccgctcgtgacgtcctcctcctgtcgcagctggttccgggcgttccctggtgccaccgcggtctgttgtcctgcgcggtcccgcgccgccggcgtagctcaccacggccaagtcactgtccgtgacctctgtgacggtgaccccccgcggccccgagcgagcacggggagctctcgcgcccctgagtgccgtcctccactgcgacatgtcacgttcgatcacgcgggcgagggccacgaactcctccgtgtcatgaccagcagccgtcctcatgaaggggcgaaactctggcagcaattgttcgacaatggttggcaacgccgcactcacgtccccacttgtccccaatcggcggaacatgcgtaacttctcgtaaatgaactgttctgcactctcgtcctcctcctggtttcggcaataaaatgtccgcaaacacattgcccgcgcctgatcgttatcaaacctagttttgacttggcgtacaaaatgtccccactcggtatcaaaactcccggccattgaccaccagttccttgcctcaccgcggagctgtcccgccactcgcggcgtccactccgcccgtcgcacttcgtacagttttaggaggtgttcacactcccgcaaaaactcccgcgggtcctcgttgtctctccccgcaaactctggcaactcaaactgcgcgctcacgtaccgcactaccggcccatctgcgtccgcgtgcctgtccccctgttcccgattactgtcctcaactgtgctgtccgtgctgttcgcgctctcggccgcgccgccggacccgcacacctcgttttttacgtccattttcgcggagtctccctcctcacccaagtccgtttcgaaactgattagatcgtatctttcttgtcccgcctgtttccacgccatcctgtcctcctgtgctactgatccgcggatcgtgaacacaatctcccccagtaatacaatacgatcctccccagcgcgttatcttcagtccgggataccgctgcaccgccgtcttgtatttctgtcccccacgacgcgctatctctcgccgaaacgtctcgtgttcgcgccgttcccgcgctgcgttatctcccgccggcgcgccggcgcgacgtctcgaattcgagccgctcccacgccgcgcagccgcacctgcttccgttctgtcctgcacctgcgcgcttgcgtgcgcttgcgtgcgcttgcgtgcgcttgcgtatgcttacggccacactagttgggcgccaaatgacgtccctcggcttcaggtccccgttttcccgttgaaataaatgtcctgttatgcccgtactgccctcgtcggagaggtgtgggtccaggccaacgtggccgggaccgggaaaggcgggacctggagggagagtgaagtgattgcgaggaatgttggtaggttgtcgcaagcagaacacggcattaacgaatttcacgagccgtcttttattaacgcttataaagtcctgccgcagcctggcggaaccgtcgcggaacaagtgccctaccacggcgacacggactccctgatgacggggcggttctcaaatacgtttcggcgcgaatcgtaaagtttattaatgctaggctgacccagtgagaaagggcccgaagacggaacgctgtacatacgcggcccgttacgtaatgttccgtggacggcgaaaagttcagagactcgtagcaccacgttcgcgttgtagaaactgcccgctagacacgtctcccgatgactcgtaagttaacaatgctaagctgattcgcggtggcagctcagctgccgtgaccggctgcggactgagcgaacgttcaatcccgagcgcaacgtgcgcggctcgcggagcaacgaacacgtctgtctccgctcgagaccaggacgcgactgcctctccccgctcgcccgcgggccggcgcccgcgggtggcggggagggaggggaaaatcggccggcgtgggagagagctccgtcccgcggcgcgccaggctgcaattacatactacggcgaaacacttcagaaaaagttattgaattatttacaaagacatacacgagacattaattacacagcgaacttgcacaatgaataataaataaaataagttaattacacacattcaaatcccttaatcgtttacaaatatatacacactgaaataaaagataaagtcacatagaaaaaacacccgttggcatgctagggcgcacgcgggtgcgtccctggccgtcgcacacactggggttcactgggggggaaaacaggccccctcaggcccgcgtcggtggccaggtacggcctctgtatctgggagggtacgacgactgtcgtcagtatAACGATATCAGgttggggaagcctacaactcacgtagtttcggttccctgcaagaatttccgaagatttccgaagttttgcgttttggtattaacgccacttcagccgttaaatcagaagtttccaatgaaaacaagcatgttgtgactgacctaacctaacccaacccttcgatttttttaatttcaatttttgagagaaatccgaagttgcacgaacgtggtagggaaccgaaactacatgagttgtaggctacccATCAGGTtccttgtaagcttccattgtctctGGCAAAGATTATCAGTAGAAGGTTTAGTAGTCGCCTGCAGTTTTTATGGGTGGGTTTGTAAAGTTAAGTTCctgtaaatataattaatttgcattaaaatattaaatatttcattaataattaatttaatttaattaataagaaaaattcatatatttattaattctcattgtaaatttaaatttctctcgattattttactagacttaataattaattttgtataggctatatgtttacattaattttgaatgagtatttatttaaattcttgaGATTGATTGATTTTATTCTTTACAACTGTAtgtataatatcactccagtccttttattttatttttattaaatattttcatgcaaaatgaAAGTTTTTCTATGTTATGTCAAGAAAGTATAACTTATAAGGCACATGAATAAGTACACACtcatattttaatttgtatgtaaccttattttttgtatgttgcCATTTTTCATGCTAGATAATTTCGGATCATGGAGCATGCACGTCATAAAAATTTACCCTCATCACTTTTCATAAGGTGCCTAAAGGagcataacttcaaaaattataataataaaaaagaataaatatttccGACACACCATAAATTAAATAAGCATGctcatcaaaaatattaaattcgatTACAGAAAGgttgcaataatttttaaaaatccataaAGTTGTTTCGTGTTACATTTTGATGGCATACCCACATGGACCTTAATTGAAGCTCTGGTCCCTGCCCTGTCTGTAACATCCGCTACTGGAAGAGCGCACCCTGCGATGTCACAGTCGATTGCCACCTGTGCTGTGTTTGAAATATTACTGTAATCAGCAAGGTGGATGGCAAAGATTCAATTGCGATGTTCTTTTACAGCTATCCAGAAACTGATACTGGCCGCAGAGGCAAAGTGTTTCCGCTAAGCATTGTGGTGTCCCTGGGTGACTGAAGAAGTGGCGTGAGCCTGGAATATATTACATAGAAACACTTATGTAAGTCTGGAATGTTGTACATAAGAAACACTTACATAATTCCAGAATGTAATTAGGTTGTACAAATCCATTACAGTTACACAGATAAAATACTGGGGATTGGCGTTGACTGAGGAATGTTCAATACCATCATTGGCATAATGCCCAAGCGGAAATCCCATGTATTCCACCTACTATATGGGCAGGTACACTGCCCGCCACAAAGCCCCGGGTTAATAAGTAAGTTTTTTCGCTCTTTTAGAGGCTGGTGACAGGTGGATTCAATGATGAATGATGGTTCATTACTAGATGGTGATGATGACTTTGCAAGAGGGCCCGATGTGACACATCCGGCCTCGTCATTGGATGGGATTCTACTGACAAAGAGCTCCAAATGGCACCGAGCCATTAGGGAACATCCTCCCGCACAAATCGTGAAATGAATAGTGGTGGATTTAGGCTATGTTTGGGAACTTAGGTGTAtgttaaataacttttatttatgaACAGAAATAAACAGGGAATGTATTATAATAGGTCCATTGTTATTTTAGCATCTCTCAAAACACTTCTAATCCTAATCGATAGTCACATGGGGCGACTATCGTCCCAAAGCTGGCGTCACTTGTTCACCCCTTTTCACTTGTCTGCACTGCAATACTTGTTCGGATTGTGCACTTTCAGAcacccacttccccccccccccccccttcccaggaaAATGCTCTTATATAACAGTTGTTGCTCACTAGCTTTTTTTCCCGTTAATTTTACTCTAGTTTGTGTTACCCTAAGATGAGAcgaaacattgattaaaaaaatattcctaagTTAATATATATTAACTTACAACCATTAAGTGAAATATTGCTACTGATAAATCTTTATCCCTAGGAGTAGTAAGTGTTGGACTGTAATTTTTCCAAGAGAGATTTATTACACCTAAAATCCCATGATAAAAAAAGGCTGTATAAGACAGCTGTAATCTATATGATATCGCGATATAACTCAATAATACTTCTGCGCAGAAAGCTAAATAAAGTGACGATTTTTACTCAGACATCAGAAATCAGAAGAAATTTGCCATAATGAGATGTGACTTGTTAGTTTTCTTAGTGACATCAGCACTCGCGACAAACATAGTTTCGGCGTCGCCCATCTTGCTGAAACCAGCATTCGGCCGGCCACGGACAGAAGAATTCATCTTAGATGTTGGTATGGGTTGATCTACAGGAAAATACAATGCTTTGTTTGGATGTGAATTGAGGCATTGGAAAAATGATCATCTTGAACTAGAATCTGTGCACATTTAATAAAAGTAAACAAATTGTATATCTTCGCATATGTTTTCAGGCACGAAAATTCCGATGCACAGTATTTAAAATGTTGGGACTATGATCTGCTGATAAGGCTAGTCCTCCACTATGCAGTAATTGAATATTGCATTTTAACTGTTATGGATTTTAATCCTCCAAGCAGGCTAGCATGGTTGCACACAAGAACAGCTACCTAACcttttaaacaaatgttttgcaaattgTATCTAGGGAGCATGACACAATATAGTGAAAACATTTGAAAATGCAGTTTCTGGTTCTTTTTTCACCACTTCTGGACTAAGACAATTTCCCACCTCAAACAGACATCCTTATTGATTCTCTTTTTGTGACTATAAGCAATCAAGGATAAATAATCTTGTACTCAtctaaaaaaaacatagaataaaCTATTAAGAAAATTAAGTTACAACAAATATTAGAGTTTAATGTAGTGGTGAGCCATGATTATGATGTTTGAGTTTGtatttgcattatttttaaatatatatgtgtatataaaaTGATTTAACCTCGCTGTTTAGCTATTGAAGATGATAAAACAAACATAAGTAAACAAAATTCTAAGTTCATTCAAATTTGTAGACATTGTTCTATGTACCTGCTCCCTAATAGTAATATCTATAAGCACCGCTATGACTACAGCTCAAATCCATCCTTTATAAAATGCCAATGCATAAATTATTAGTGTATCATAAAAACGATCGCACACTAATTGAATGCTTAGTACATAGAGGCAATGAGAAATATAATTTGCATGTGTGTTCCCATGTTTTAAGATATTGAAGGCGTAAAATCATTCCAGCAAAGAAACGCACTTAAGCCTTTGTGCTATAACGTCACGATGTTAACCCCTATGTGAAGTCCAATTAAAGACAGTTATTTGTGCAGTGTTTGTGTTAAACTAACTGGCTGTACCTGGCAGGAGGGCTGGCAGACCGCTACAACCAGGAACCATGGGAGGTCAGCGGCAAGTTCGAGGGCGACATAGTGTTCCCAGCAGGCATCACGGCAGCAAACGGCCTCGTCGCGACCAGACCTCGATGGTTTAACAGGACAGTTCCCTACATCCTCGACCCCATCTTCAGTACGTACCACTTCGTTTACTTAGCCATGGCACCCTAGTTCTATACCTTTGGGTGTTTCGGTAATAGCATTTCATTCTGCATGATCAACCTTGGAACTGAACCGATTTAACAGCACCAGCTTACATATTTCGAATGTGAAGCCTGGATATGGGGTGAGTTCCTAAAGTGATGAAAGTGAATTTATTAACATTTAGTAAGCACTGTGAAGGGTCCCATCGAGGTGGCGGGGAAGGGAAAGGGTCCTCAGGTGTAAATTCCTGCCACCCATCAGTAGCTTTGTGAACTTCAGTGTAGTGAGTttaaattatgtgtgtgtgttctaTTTTCTGGTCGGTACAAGGCAAGATGCAATGTTCCCTCTAACaggttatataattaaattttttgggtCAGAAAAGCATACCAACACTTCCCCAGCCACCCTACAGTCCAGATCTGATCCCTGCGATTTTTTTCTTATACCTAGCTGAAATTGCATGTCGAGGGGCTCTCAGAGTCAAGCAAAAGACCCACTATCatgtttaacataataattatgcTAGGTCAACTGGAAGTTGTTATATTGTTTTTATGTTAAACTAGTTAATTCAGACACTGGTCATCTCAAGAATTTGAAGGATCTGCTTGCCAGGTTGCAGTGGTTGTGTTTGAGCCAGCAGAAGGCGGTGGTAGAGTGTGACGTCTACTGGTGTGCAGACGCGACTCAGAGGGCGAGCATCCTGAGGGGCATCGAGGAGTTTCATCGCCGCACGTGCATCAGGCTGCGCCCTTCCACGCCGTACGATCGCGACTACGTCTACGTGTCGGGCTACTCGACCGGCTGCTGGTCGTACGTCGGTCGCCTCAACGGGGTGAGAGCACGTCGCGTGGTTTTGTGTGGGATTCACCAAGACTGCGGCTTGTTTACGTCCTCCTCCATGCCAATGTTGTTTTTATCCAAGTAAACATACATCCCCGTGCATCAAGCTACGATCGCGACTACGTCTACGTGTCTGGCTACTCGACCGGCTGCTGGTCGTATGTTGGTCGCCTCAACAGGGTGAGAGCACGTCGCGTGGGTTTGTGTGGGATTCACCAAGACTGCGGCTTGTTTACGTCCTCCTCCATGCCAATGTTGTTTTCTCCAAGTAAACATACATCCCCGTGCATCAAGCTATGATCGCGACTATGTCTACGTGTCTGGCTACTCGACCGGCATGTTGGTCGCCTCAATGGGGTGAGAGCACGTCGCGTGGAAATTAACATATTTCATTTCTGTTACGggcgcatggcgcaacaaccaatgagagtagattAGGAAGCAATTTTAGCGGGACTAGAAAACTGTTTATATGTATCAGTCATATCGTGACAAGAAAATAGTCGAGATGTTACAATGCTCAAGCGTAACTTccgttttaaaagttaattaattatattactaataagtcactagcaaaatttgtaaataaaaaatagcatGTGCTTGGAGTCCatgtgcgacagaagtgaaacttcttgcttaggTATTAGGTTTAGGTagagagaaaaattaattttatattacaatATTCACATGAAgttgattgcaaaaaaaaaaaaaaaaaaacaaatcaattACTCTTTTCCACGCGAATACATAAgttgtagatactttaaaacaCAATGGAAATAATATgctagcgtcaatcgttagccgttatga includes these proteins:
- the LOC134536515 gene encoding astacin-like isoform X1 — protein: MRCDLLVFLVTSALATNIVSASPILLKPAFGRPRTEEFILDVGGLADRYNQEPWEVSGKFEGDIVFPAGITAANGLVATRPRWFNRTVPYILDPIFNATQRASILRGIEEFHRRTCIRLRPSTPYDRDYVYVSGYSTGCWSYVGRLNGGQMLNLQIPGCFRHGTIVHEFLHALGFYHQQSTHNRDDYVAILWQNIRAGERANLLPARLSSLQSSIMYSPSNRNGAQLQQVRRASGDGLRHGLRLQQRHALQPHRLLRERTSHHRAAAKQRDHRPESRDERSGRR
- the LOC134536515 gene encoding zinc metalloproteinase nas-13-like isoform X2, whose protein sequence is MRCDLLVFLVTSALATNIVSASPILLKPAFGRPRTEEFILDVGGLADRYNQEPWEVSGKFEGDIVFPAGITAANGLVATRPRWFNRTVPYILDPIFNATQRASILRGIEEFHRRTCIRLRPSTPYDRDYVYVSGYSTGCWSYVGRLNGGQMLNLQIPGCFRHGTIVHEFLHALGFYHQQSTHNRDDYVAILWQNIRAGTERNFNKYDARVVTDFGTDYDYSSVMHYSRTAFSVNGQATIVPLQNNVTIGQRVEMSEADVVKLEKMYGCRN